The genomic interval GGACGAAATCAATAAACTATACAAATAATATTACAGAACTTTGTCGGCAAGTTCAAGCATTGAAACACATTCCTGGGCTTTTATACATATTATTTACTATTGGAATTATCAAAGGGAGAGGTTTTTTATGGAGGTCATCATTCGGTCTAATGACTCGTTTTGGTATTACAGTGAATTGTTTGATATCCCGCTTGTCTTGATCGAACAATCGAATCTGTCGTCCAATCCGTATCATTTAACTATAGGTGAAACAGTGCAAATACCCGGCTATATTGCAACTAGCAGGCAAATATGTAGGAATGATTCGTTTTGGAACATCGCCATGGAACAGAATTTACCAGTCGATATGCTCCAATTGGCTAATCCTTTAATTGATCCTGTTAATTTACAAGTCGGACAACATATCACCATCCCGCAACGTGTCAATCAATTACTATTAACGGATTTTAATCATTATACATTTGATCAAATGGTACGTGACATCAAGCAGCTGACTACCGTTTATCCATTTATCAAACAACAGATAATAGGCCGTTCCGTTATGGGAAAAGATTTAATCGAACTGCAGATTGGAAATGGAAGTAAACAGGTTCATTTGAATGGGTCATTTCATGCTAACGAATGGATTACAACCCCTGTCATTATGCGGTTTTTAAATGAGTATGCACGAGCATTGACGAATAGACTTCCGATAAGAGGAATGCAAGTATACCCTCTTATTTTAAACACGAATTTATCCGTAGTTCCTATGGCCAACCCCGATGGTGTGAATCTTGTTCTTAATGGCGCTTCTGCAGCTGGCCCTTACCGTGATGAGGTATTGGCCTTAAATAATCAAAATCCGGATTTCTCAAATTGGAAGGCGAATATTGCCGGGGTTGATTTGAATAACCAATATCCTGCACGATGGGACGTCGAAGCAGCCCGAAAGCCCAATTCACCTCAGCCGAGAGATTATCCGGGACCACATCCATTGTCGGAACCAGAAGCGCTTGCCATGGCAAAGTTAGCTAATACACGAAACTTTTGGCGAGTCAATGCTTTGCATACGCAAGGTGAAGTTATTTACTGGGGCTATGAGGGTCTCGAACCGCCTGCAGCACAGGAAATAGTCAGTGAATACAGTCGTGTAAGCGGATATCGCCCTGTTCGTTATATTGATAGTTATGCCGGTTTCAAAGACTGGTTCATAAAAGAATTTAGAAGACCCGGATTTACTGTCGAACTGGGTACAGGTGTCAATCCGTTGCCGTTTAGCCAGTTTGAGGAAATCTATCAGGAAACACTGGGGATCATGCTTGCAAATTTATATATGTAGTAAGTAATGAAAAACACCGTTCTCTCCTCTTCTTATAGAGAATTCCGAAGTTTTTCCTATCATTCCAGTTAATTTAAAAATAACAGGCAGAATAGTGCCTGTTATTTTTATAAGCTAATGTCATGTGCAGTCGGCTTATATCTCCTTGAAATAATCCTTGTAAAATCCACCGATTCGTCCGCTGTTATCGATAATAAAGTAAAATTCATCGGTTTCATTTTTGACATGGTATCGTTCTCCTGGTGTCAGTTTATTATTTACGACGAATTTTTTAGCATCGGTATGGATGCATTCAATCATTTTTACTGTTTCACGTTCTTTCCAGTTTAAGTGAATCATTAGTCAACGCTCCTGTTCGGTTTCTTGTTAACATAATAATATTATTGTAAACTTATCCAAAAAGGTATAAATAACGCCCGTACCCTTTATCTTTCATTTCTTCTTTCGGTATAAATTTCATTGCAGCGGAGTTCATACAATAACGTAGACCACCTTTGTCTTTCGGTCCATCGTTAAAAACATGGCCCAAGTGGGAATCAGCCTGTTTGCTCCTTACTTCGGTACGAATCATACCGTGACTGGTGTCTGTGTTTTCTTTTACAAGGTAAGGATCAACCGGTTTGGTAAAGCTTGGCCATCCGCATCCCGCATCAAATTTATCCTGGGAGGAGAATAAGACATCTCCGGAGATAAGATCTACATAAATTCCTTCTTCCTCATTATCCCAGTATTCGTTGGAGAATGGCCTTTCCGTTCCATTTTCTTGTGTAACGCTATACTGAATAGGTGTTAATTGCTCCTTCAGTTTTGCTGAATCGACCTTTTGCTGCCAATTTTCCTTAATAAAGTCTTCCCGACCGGAACCTTTCTTGTAAAGACGGTAATGGAATGCTTGCTTTTTATAGTAATCCTGGTGTTCCTCTTCTGCTTTATAGAATGGTTTAGCCGGTATAATCGGTGTAACAATCGGTTTGGAAAATTTCCCACTTGCTTCGATATTTTGCTTAGACTCCTCCGCTAGTTGCTTCTGTTTATCGTTATGGTAAAAAATGGCAGTCTGGTAGGACTCACCCCGATCATTAAACTGTCCGTCCGCATCGGTTGGATCAATCTGTTGCCAAAAGGTGCTTAGAAGTTCTTCGTAAGGCATAACTTCAGGATCGAATGTAATCTGCACTGCTTCGACATGCCCAGTTGTGTTCGAGCACACTTCCTCATAGGTCGGGTTTTCGGTGTTACCGCCCGTATAACCTGAAACGACATTCAGGATACCCGGACGCTCGTCAAATGGTTCGACCATACACCAAAAACACCCGCCTGCAAATGTTGCCAATTCGGTTGTCATAAGATACCCCCACTTTAATTTCTATAGCGTAACCCTATTTTTTCGTTTTTATCGAAAAAAATCAAGTCGTTTGCCTAAATGGAGATATTAAATAAAAAGTTTTGGTACCGATTCACCTGTTTTGTCAACATCCTCATTTGCATCTGTTTGAACGCTTTCCAAATACATATCTGCAGGCAAGCTTTCGTCTTCACCTTCAGGAAGCGATTCAGATGTATCTTGTTTTTCTGTATCTTCTTCTTCACTGTCACTTAAAGCTTTCATTAATTGAAACATCGTCGGCAGATTTTTAAGCATGGGTCCATACTGTTGTATAATTGGTGCTGCCGATTGAACGGTTTTTAGAATCTGCTGCAGACTACTCAGTTTATGTGAGAAATTGCTGATTCGCTCTGGTGATAATAAACGCTGGGTGTTCTGAGGCGTTAAAAGTTGCTGTATACCACTTGTGGGCTGGAACTGTGGCGGTTGTGCCGGGAATCTCCCTTGCTGATTTAGATAATAATTACTAGGTTGCTGCTGAATTGGCCATACCATTACTATCCTCCCCTTCCATCATGGTCACTTACATTATTGTACGTGACAAACGTGTAAAAGGTGTTAGGCCAGCCAACTATATTGGGGTTCTTCCAACAACAAGAAAGCCTTTACTTTATCAGTAAAGGCTTTAACCATTAGTCACTAGCTATTTCTGCTGCGATGATAAAACCAAAAGAACCTGTAAGAATGATACCGAAGACAATAACCGGAAACATAATATCAACCCCTTTTCCTATCCTATAGTTTCATTATACTGGATAGGTGGTCGATCTGACGACTTAATGTTTGACGATTTCATGATAATTCCCTGTTAAAATAAAATATTTCCCGGGCAACCGCATAAATCAGCACATTTTTCACAGTGTAGCATTGGTTTATGACGAAAAAACACGCATTAAGGGAAAATGTGTCTAATCAGTTTTCTGATAAGTTTCCCAAAGGTCATCAAAGACAACTAACGCATTCGAGAAAGGACTGTTCCATTCCAAATAGTTGCTAATCTCGTGGTAGTCTGTAGACTGCTTCGGAAAATCATGGTCAAAGAAAATCCAATTAGCCAGTCTACTTTTATCGTCCGGTTCCTTTTTCCCTCTATAAGTTAGTACATAATGATAAAACGAACGCATGGTACACCTCCGAGATGTCTAACTATCTTCATTCATAAACTCCTGATGTTTTTTTAACTTTTTTCGGTATACTGTTTGAGACAGCAAAATACTGATTTCATATAAAACAACTAACGGAACGGCCACAACTAGCTGCAACATAAAATCAGGCGGTGTGATCAGCGCACCAATAATAACAAGAATTAAATAGGCGTACTTTCTTGATTTCCGCATGAAAGCCGGTGTAATAATTCCTAGACGTGTAAGGAACATGGCAATAATGGGAATTTCGAAAAAAAAGGCAAATGGAATAACAATCCGGAATAAAAGTTTGAAATAACGATCATATGTAAAAATCTCAACGAACATGTCATTATTTAATGAAAGCAAAAACGGAACAATTAGTTCAACAAAAATGGTATAGCCGAATACGATGCCAATAAGAAATAGAACGAAAATAACCGGCACATACAATAGTGTCACCTTTCGCTCAGGCTTTGTCAGTCCGGGTTTTATGAAGAGCCAGATTTGCAGGCACAAAATCGGCAATGTTCCAACAATGGCAATCAATCCCGCAAGTGTAATATAGACAGATATTAAATCGGTTAGACCAGTAACACTCAATGTAAAGGGTAAATCAGCAGCAATAAAATCATAAATTTCTTCTACATAAACGAACCCCGCTGCAAAAAATAAAATAAAGAATACTGCTGTGACAATTAGTCGATTCCGTAACTCGGATAGATGCCCTACTACATTCATTTCTTTTTCATTGTCAAATTGCTGCTCATCAGCCATTTGTTCACGCTCCTAGTGGTACACATAAAAGAAGATGTAAGGTTACCCCTACACCCTTGCCGCTTCGATTATTTATTCGATGTATGATCATCATTACTGGAATCATCATCTGATACAATGCCTTTAGTAGCACTTTTAAATTCCTTTAATGAACTACCAAACGCTTTACCGATTTCCGGAAGCTTGGACGGACCGAAAACAATCAAAGCAATAATTAGAATTAAAATTAATCCTGGAATACCGATA from Lentibacillus cibarius carries:
- a CDS encoding M14 family metallopeptidase, which gives rise to MEVIIRSNDSFWYYSELFDIPLVLIEQSNLSSNPYHLTIGETVQIPGYIATSRQICRNDSFWNIAMEQNLPVDMLQLANPLIDPVNLQVGQHITIPQRVNQLLLTDFNHYTFDQMVRDIKQLTTVYPFIKQQIIGRSVMGKDLIELQIGNGSKQVHLNGSFHANEWITTPVIMRFLNEYARALTNRLPIRGMQVYPLILNTNLSVVPMANPDGVNLVLNGASAAGPYRDEVLALNNQNPDFSNWKANIAGVDLNNQYPARWDVEAARKPNSPQPRDYPGPHPLSEPEALAMAKLANTRNFWRVNALHTQGEVIYWGYEGLEPPAAQEIVSEYSRVSGYRPVRYIDSYAGFKDWFIKEFRRPGFTVELGTGVNPLPFSQFEEIYQETLGIMLANLYM
- the tatA gene encoding twin-arginine translocase TatA/TatE family subunit — translated: MGLGSIGIPGLILILIIALIVFGPSKLPEIGKAFGSSLKEFKSATKGIVSDDDSSNDDHTSNK
- the tatC gene encoding twin-arginine translocase subunit TatC; amino-acid sequence: MADEQQFDNEKEMNVVGHLSELRNRLIVTAVFFILFFAAGFVYVEEIYDFIAADLPFTLSVTGLTDLISVYITLAGLIAIVGTLPILCLQIWLFIKPGLTKPERKVTLLYVPVIFVLFLIGIVFGYTIFVELIVPFLLSLNNDMFVEIFTYDRYFKLLFRIVIPFAFFFEIPIIAMFLTRLGIITPAFMRKSRKYAYLILVIIGALITPPDFMLQLVVAVPLVVLYEISILLSQTVYRKKLKKHQEFMNEDS
- the vrrA gene encoding VrrA/YqfQ family protein, with amino-acid sequence MVWPIQQQPSNYYLNQQGRFPAQPPQFQPTSGIQQLLTPQNTQRLLSPERISNFSHKLSSLQQILKTVQSAAPIIQQYGPMLKNLPTMFQLMKALSDSEEEDTEKQDTSESLPEGEDESLPADMYLESVQTDANEDVDKTGESVPKLFI
- a CDS encoding YozE family protein; protein product: MRSFYHYVLTYRGKKEPDDKSRLANWIFFDHDFPKQSTDYHEISNYLEWNSPFSNALVVFDDLWETYQKTD
- the msrA gene encoding peptide-methionine (S)-S-oxide reductase MsrA, translated to MTTELATFAGGCFWCMVEPFDERPGILNVVSGYTGGNTENPTYEEVCSNTTGHVEAVQITFDPEVMPYEELLSTFWQQIDPTDADGQFNDRGESYQTAIFYHNDKQKQLAEESKQNIEASGKFSKPIVTPIIPAKPFYKAEEEHQDYYKKQAFHYRLYKKGSGREDFIKENWQQKVDSAKLKEQLTPIQYSVTQENGTERPFSNEYWDNEEEGIYVDLISGDVLFSSQDKFDAGCGWPSFTKPVDPYLVKENTDTSHGMIRTEVRSKQADSHLGHVFNDGPKDKGGLRYCMNSAAMKFIPKEEMKDKGYGRYLYLFG
- a CDS encoding DUF6501 family protein, translated to MIHLNWKERETVKMIECIHTDAKKFVVNNKLTPGERYHVKNETDEFYFIIDNSGRIGGFYKDYFKEI